From Micrococcus porci, one genomic window encodes:
- a CDS encoding NAD-dependent epimerase/dehydratase family protein, with protein sequence MGFEVHLGDDGLLQLAERVEHRRVLVTGASGLLGSGVARVLAEAGNPVTTLQRRPSGVPGAVDVLGSVTDPAAVERALEGVDTVVHVAAKVSVSGPEEEFAAVNVEGTRILVHAARRRGVHRFVHVSSPSVAHAGASIVGEGAGPADPEHARGPYARTKAAGELIALGADADDFRVLALRPHLMWGPGDLQLTDRIVQRAREGRMPVLGSGAALVDTLYTGNAVEAVVAAVSAVDHTHGEALVVTNGEPRPVGELIRRIALAGGAPEPERTVPAGVARRAGALIERAWERDLFGVRSSGRGSADGEPPLTEFLAEQLSTSHWFDQRRTREVLDWTPSVSMDEGLLRLAAYYRDR encoded by the coding sequence ATGGGCTTCGAGGTCCACCTCGGGGACGACGGTCTGCTGCAGCTGGCCGAACGGGTGGAGCACCGGCGGGTCCTGGTCACGGGCGCCTCCGGCCTGCTCGGCTCGGGCGTCGCGCGCGTCCTGGCGGAGGCGGGCAACCCTGTCACCACCCTGCAGCGCCGGCCGTCCGGGGTGCCGGGCGCGGTGGACGTGCTCGGCTCGGTGACCGACCCGGCCGCCGTCGAACGCGCACTCGAGGGCGTGGACACGGTGGTGCACGTCGCCGCGAAGGTCTCCGTGAGCGGGCCCGAGGAGGAGTTCGCCGCCGTGAACGTGGAGGGCACCCGGATCCTGGTGCACGCCGCGCGGCGCCGGGGTGTGCACCGGTTCGTGCACGTCTCGTCCCCGTCGGTCGCCCACGCCGGCGCGTCGATCGTCGGCGAGGGCGCCGGCCCGGCGGACCCGGAGCACGCCCGCGGCCCCTACGCCCGCACGAAGGCGGCCGGCGAGCTGATCGCCCTGGGCGCGGACGCCGACGACTTCCGGGTGCTGGCCCTGCGGCCGCACCTGATGTGGGGCCCGGGTGACCTGCAGCTCACCGACCGGATCGTGCAGCGGGCCCGGGAGGGCCGGATGCCGGTGCTGGGCTCGGGCGCGGCGCTGGTGGACACGCTCTACACGGGCAACGCGGTGGAGGCCGTGGTGGCCGCGGTCTCCGCGGTGGACCACACCCACGGCGAGGCCCTCGTCGTGACCAACGGCGAGCCGCGCCCCGTGGGCGAGCTGATCCGCCGGATCGCGCTCGCCGGCGGCGCCCCGGAGCCCGAGCGCACCGTGCCCGCGGGCGTGGCCCGCCGCGCCGGCGCGCTCATCGAGCGGGCGTGGGAGCGCGACCTCTTCGGGGTCCGCTCCTCCGGGCGCGGCTCCGCCGACGGCGAGCCGCCCCTGACCGAGTTCCTCGCCGAGCAGCTGTCGACGTCGCACTGGTTCGACCAGCGCCGCACGCGCGAGGTGCTCGACTGGACGCCGTCCGTCTCGATGGACGAGGGCCTGCTGCGCCTGGCGGCGTACTACCGCGACCGCTGA
- a CDS encoding alpha/beta fold hydrolase: MPRIPAAPAALPPFDQLPGWDPDWSRLVTIRSAADLPGVERTLHVADNGPQLAALGAELAGTILAVHGNPTWSYLWRALLAETTRRARRGQQAWRVVAPDQLDMGYSERLEHPASPTPSEMGRARSTYRSLGDRLDDLDALTAALGLTDLAATGHPLITLGHDWGGVVSLGWAGRHRDVVAGVSTLNTAVHQPPQAKIPAPLQAALAGPVLPASTVSTDAFIAVTTSLAKPSLAPEVRAAYHLPYPSAERRGGVGGFVADIPVDASHGSHAALEEVSSGVSALGAQGTPALIQWGADDPVFLDRYLDDLRDRLPAARVHRYEEAGHLLIDDRDVVTPLLTWAQLLTAGLLADPASGLPGPRPHADDAAPRTSALPLLPEASRGVHVDIADHASEAGSPAGLPRLWDRLEDWGAPDSPMREYTALVDMAGAETSRALFGGARRPVAVSWGEFQETVSAIATGLWEAGMRPGDRVSMLVPPGRDLSAALYAVLRVGAVAVVADQGLGVSGMTRAMKSARPRWVIGKTAGLTLARAQNWPGTRLSVSTLAAPQRALLDVSDSLYAMVDRHRAPELGVPRDAAGAPLPVPELGADAAVLFTSGSTGPAKGVVYTHERLGHLVRLIARTLDIRPGASLLAGFAPFALLGPALGAASVSPVMDVTKPATLTAAALADAAIAGQSSVLFASPAALANVVATAGDLSGEQRTALRQVRQVLSAGAPVHPALLRQVSALMPEAEVNTPYGMTEGLLLANIDGETIHALRRADDAGVCVGSPLPTVEFRIAPLAEDGTPEEVTLDPAAGHGVLGEFVVSAPHLKDRYDALWFTDHQSKRDGLIRRDGRVWHRTADVGHFDAEGRVWIEGRAQHVLTTPDRPLAPGGPEGVVDALGPVARSAVVGVGPAGTQAVVVVVEAAVPAARPPRRAGHHRDGRPKQGLAPTALAASVRSALEPLPVAAVLVADHIPTDIRHNSKIDRPRVARWAEGVLAGGTVDGL; the protein is encoded by the coding sequence ATGCCGCGCATCCCCGCCGCCCCCGCCGCCCTCCCCCCGTTCGACCAGCTGCCCGGCTGGGACCCCGACTGGTCGCGACTCGTGACCATCCGCTCCGCCGCGGACCTGCCCGGCGTCGAGCGCACCCTGCACGTCGCGGACAACGGGCCGCAGCTGGCCGCCCTCGGCGCCGAGCTCGCGGGCACGATCCTCGCCGTGCACGGAAACCCCACCTGGTCCTACCTGTGGCGCGCCCTCCTGGCGGAGACCACCCGCCGGGCCCGGCGCGGCCAGCAGGCCTGGCGCGTGGTGGCCCCGGACCAGCTCGACATGGGCTACTCCGAGCGCCTCGAGCATCCGGCCTCCCCCACCCCCTCCGAGATGGGCCGGGCCCGCAGCACCTACCGCTCCCTCGGGGACCGGCTCGACGACCTCGACGCCCTCACCGCCGCGCTCGGCCTCACGGACCTGGCCGCGACGGGCCACCCGCTGATCACCCTCGGCCACGACTGGGGCGGCGTCGTCTCCCTCGGCTGGGCCGGGCGCCACCGGGACGTCGTGGCCGGCGTCTCCACACTCAACACGGCGGTCCACCAGCCGCCGCAGGCGAAGATCCCCGCGCCCCTCCAGGCCGCCCTGGCCGGACCCGTGCTGCCCGCCTCCACCGTGAGCACGGACGCGTTCATCGCGGTGACCACCTCGCTGGCCAAGCCCTCCCTCGCCCCTGAGGTCCGCGCCGCCTACCACCTGCCCTACCCCTCGGCGGAGCGCCGCGGCGGCGTCGGCGGGTTCGTCGCCGACATCCCGGTGGACGCCTCCCACGGCAGCCACGCGGCCCTGGAGGAGGTCTCCTCCGGCGTCAGCGCGCTCGGCGCGCAGGGGACGCCCGCGCTGATCCAGTGGGGTGCGGACGACCCCGTCTTCCTGGACCGCTACCTCGACGACCTCCGCGACCGGCTCCCCGCCGCTCGCGTGCACCGCTACGAGGAGGCCGGGCACCTGCTGATCGACGACCGCGACGTCGTCACCCCGCTGCTCACGTGGGCCCAGCTGCTGACCGCCGGGCTGCTGGCGGACCCCGCCTCCGGGCTGCCCGGGCCGCGGCCCCACGCGGACGACGCCGCCCCGCGGACCTCGGCGCTGCCGCTGCTGCCGGAGGCCTCGCGCGGCGTGCACGTGGACATCGCCGACCACGCCTCCGAGGCCGGGTCCCCGGCGGGCCTGCCCCGGCTGTGGGACCGGCTCGAGGACTGGGGCGCGCCCGACTCCCCCATGCGGGAGTACACCGCCCTCGTGGACATGGCGGGCGCCGAGACCTCGCGCGCCCTCTTCGGCGGGGCGCGCCGCCCCGTCGCCGTGTCCTGGGGCGAGTTCCAGGAGACCGTCTCGGCGATCGCCACGGGCCTGTGGGAGGCCGGCATGCGCCCCGGCGACCGGGTGTCCATGCTGGTGCCGCCCGGCCGCGACCTCTCCGCCGCCCTCTACGCCGTGCTGCGCGTCGGGGCCGTCGCGGTCGTCGCCGACCAGGGGCTGGGCGTCTCCGGGATGACCCGGGCCATGAAGTCCGCCCGCCCGCGCTGGGTGATCGGGAAGACCGCTGGGCTCACGCTGGCCCGCGCGCAGAACTGGCCGGGCACCCGCCTGTCCGTCTCCACGCTGGCCGCACCGCAGCGCGCCCTGCTGGACGTGTCGGACTCCCTCTACGCGATGGTGGACCGCCACCGGGCCCCCGAGCTGGGCGTTCCCCGCGACGCCGCCGGCGCGCCGTTGCCCGTGCCGGAGCTCGGCGCGGACGCCGCGGTGCTGTTCACGTCCGGCTCCACGGGTCCCGCCAAGGGTGTCGTGTACACGCACGAGCGGCTCGGCCACCTCGTGCGGCTGATCGCGCGCACCCTGGACATCCGCCCGGGCGCCTCCCTGCTGGCCGGCTTCGCGCCCTTCGCCCTGCTGGGGCCCGCGCTCGGCGCCGCGTCCGTCTCCCCCGTGATGGACGTGACCAAGCCGGCCACGCTGACGGCCGCGGCCCTGGCCGACGCCGCGATCGCCGGACAGTCCTCCGTGCTCTTCGCCTCGCCCGCCGCGCTGGCCAACGTGGTCGCCACGGCCGGGGACCTCAGCGGCGAGCAGCGCACGGCCCTGCGTCAGGTCCGCCAGGTGCTCTCGGCCGGCGCCCCCGTCCACCCCGCCCTGCTGCGCCAGGTCTCCGCGCTCATGCCGGAGGCCGAGGTGAACACCCCCTACGGCATGACAGAGGGGCTCCTCCTCGCCAACATCGACGGCGAGACCATCCACGCCCTGCGGCGCGCCGACGACGCCGGCGTGTGCGTGGGCTCCCCGTTGCCCACGGTCGAGTTCCGCATCGCCCCCCTGGCGGAGGACGGCACCCCCGAGGAGGTCACCCTGGATCCGGCCGCCGGTCACGGCGTCCTCGGCGAATTCGTGGTCTCCGCGCCGCACCTGAAGGACCGCTACGACGCCCTGTGGTTCACGGACCACCAGTCCAAGCGCGACGGGCTGATCCGCCGCGACGGCCGCGTGTGGCACCGCACCGCCGACGTCGGCCACTTCGACGCCGAGGGCCGGGTCTGGATCGAGGGTCGCGCCCAGCACGTGCTCACCACCCCCGACCGCCCCCTGGCGCCCGGCGGCCCCGAGGGCGTCGTCGACGCGCTCGGGCCCGTCGCGCGCTCCGCCGTGGTGGGCGTCGGCCCGGCCGGGACGCAGGCCGTCGTCGTCGTGGTCGAGGCCGCGGTCCCGGCGGCGCGCCCGCCCCGCCGCGCCGGCCACCATCGGGACGGCAGGCCCAAGCAGGGCCTGGCCCCCACTGCCCTGGCGGCCTCGGTGCGCTCCGCGCTGGAGCCGCTGCCCGTGGCGGCGGTGCTGGTGGCGGACCACATCCCCACGGACATCCGCCACAACTCCAAGATCGACCGGCCCCGGGTCGCCCGCTGGGCCGAGGGCGTGCTCGCCGGGGGGACGGTGGACGGGCTGTGA
- a CDS encoding 3-oxoacyl-ACP synthase III yields MVQVPHVSGNASFEFSRAALLSVTEVQAPLEVTSDDLDEQLADVLTRLRLPRHLLERVAGVKVRRAWDAQKDFQQAAAEAGTAALAAAGVAPGQVGLLVNTSVTRATLEPSVAVRIHDLMGLPTSATNFDITNACLGFVNGLMLASTMVDAGQIDYAVVVAAEDASKVQASTVANLHAETTVRGNFMEQFASLTLGSGAAAAVVGRTDEHPDAHRILRGITRAGTDHHQLCVGDHNGMFTDSNALLKDGLELVMDAWHDVPAEWGWDHAARYVTHQVSQMHTDAISESAGIPLEKLPTTFPVLGNVGPASLPITLVREQDSLRRGDAVVCLGVGSGLNTAMLEIQW; encoded by the coding sequence ATGGTCCAGGTCCCCCACGTGTCCGGTAACGCCAGCTTCGAGTTCTCCCGCGCCGCCCTCCTGTCCGTGACCGAGGTGCAGGCCCCACTCGAGGTGACCTCGGACGACCTGGACGAGCAGCTCGCCGACGTCCTCACCCGCCTGCGCCTGCCACGGCACCTGCTCGAGCGCGTCGCGGGCGTGAAGGTCCGCCGCGCATGGGACGCGCAGAAGGACTTCCAGCAGGCCGCGGCGGAGGCCGGCACCGCCGCCCTGGCCGCCGCCGGCGTGGCCCCGGGGCAGGTGGGCCTGCTCGTGAACACCTCCGTCACCCGGGCCACCCTCGAGCCGTCCGTGGCCGTGCGGATCCACGACCTGATGGGCCTGCCCACCTCCGCCACGAACTTCGACATCACCAACGCGTGCCTGGGCTTCGTCAACGGCCTCATGCTCGCCTCCACCATGGTCGACGCCGGCCAGATCGACTACGCCGTCGTCGTCGCCGCCGAGGACGCCTCCAAGGTGCAGGCCTCCACCGTGGCGAACCTGCACGCCGAGACCACGGTCCGCGGCAACTTCATGGAGCAGTTCGCCTCCCTGACCCTGGGCTCCGGCGCCGCGGCCGCCGTGGTGGGCCGCACGGATGAGCACCCGGACGCGCACCGGATCCTGCGCGGCATCACGCGCGCCGGCACCGACCACCACCAGCTGTGCGTGGGCGACCACAACGGGATGTTCACCGACTCCAACGCGCTCCTGAAGGACGGGCTGGAGCTCGTCATGGACGCGTGGCACGACGTGCCCGCGGAGTGGGGCTGGGACCACGCCGCGCGCTACGTCACCCATCAGGTCAGCCAGATGCACACGGACGCCATCTCCGAGTCCGCGGGCATCCCCCTGGAGAAGCTGCCCACCACGTTCCCCGTGCTGGGCAACGTGGGCCCGGCCTCCCTGCCCATCACCCTCGTGCGCGAGCAGGACTCGCTCCGGCGCGGGGACGCCGTCGTCTGCCTGGGCGTGGGCTCGGGCCTGAACACCGCCATGCTCGAGATCCAGTGGTGA
- a CDS encoding M56 family metallopeptidase yields MSFSVLVLAAVALCLAGPVPVLLGRAAWPSRSPGLAVLAWQAVALAGGLALVGTPLLWGLHPWGDGLLDAVPALLADLTSPDSGIARPGSAPAEVHLLAVGAGLTVALHLLLTTAVTALRTLRARSRHRAALELIATDPERADDWPGGPRGARELPVDLPLAYCVPGVPGGGTPLTVVSRGLLERLSPEELRAVLLHERAHLAQHHGLLRLAFASWARACAWLPSAETARAGVVLVTEMLADDAARRTAPAPVLARALALTVRPAEAPGASASGPDAEPDAESGGLGRRVARLLDPPAPVPGAVAGAAAAACLALPLAVLAVILGPA; encoded by the coding sequence GTGTCCTTCTCCGTGCTCGTCCTCGCGGCGGTCGCCCTGTGCCTCGCCGGGCCCGTCCCGGTCCTGCTCGGGCGGGCCGCCTGGCCCTCGCGCTCCCCCGGGCTGGCCGTGCTCGCCTGGCAGGCGGTCGCCCTCGCCGGTGGGCTCGCGCTCGTGGGCACGCCCCTCCTCTGGGGGCTGCACCCCTGGGGGGACGGCCTGCTCGACGCCGTCCCCGCGCTGCTCGCCGACCTCACCTCACCGGACTCCGGCATCGCGCGGCCGGGATCGGCGCCGGCCGAGGTGCACCTGCTCGCCGTCGGCGCCGGGCTGACGGTGGCCCTGCACCTGCTGCTCACCACCGCGGTCACGGCGCTGCGCACCCTGCGCGCCCGGTCCCGGCACCGGGCGGCGCTCGAGCTGATCGCCACGGACCCCGAGCGCGCCGACGACTGGCCCGGAGGCCCCCGCGGGGCGCGCGAGCTGCCCGTGGACCTGCCGTTGGCCTACTGCGTGCCCGGAGTCCCCGGCGGCGGCACCCCGCTGACCGTGGTCTCCCGCGGGCTCCTGGAACGGCTCTCCCCGGAGGAGCTGCGCGCCGTGCTCCTCCACGAGCGCGCCCACCTGGCCCAGCACCACGGGCTGCTCCGCCTGGCCTTCGCCAGCTGGGCCCGGGCCTGCGCGTGGCTGCCCTCGGCCGAGACGGCGCGCGCCGGCGTGGTGCTGGTGACGGAGATGCTCGCCGACGACGCGGCCCGCCGCACCGCGCCGGCCCCCGTCCTCGCCCGCGCGCTGGCGCTCACGGTCCGGCCGGCCGAGGCCCCCGGCGCCTCGGCGTCCGGGCCGGATGCCGAACCGGACGCGGAGTCCGGGGGGCTCGGGCGCCGCGTGGCGCGCCTGCTGGACCCGCCGGCCCCGGTGCCGGGCGCCGTCGCGGGGGCCGCGGCGGCGGCGTGCCTGGCACTGCCCCTGGCCGTCCTCGCGGTGATCCTCGGTCCCGCCTGA
- a CDS encoding BlaI/MecI/CopY family transcriptional regulator gives MDRPLPARADPGGETMARARLEGAVLDALWDHPDGLTAQELRVRLEREDGAPAVTTVLTALSRLTAKGHVRRVGARRPQVFAAARTREQHAAGLLQDILGSSPDHEAVLAAFVGGISDADAAALRRLLT, from the coding sequence GTGGACCGTCCGCTCCCCGCCCGCGCCGATCCCGGAGGTGAGACCATGGCCCGTGCCCGCCTCGAGGGCGCCGTCCTGGACGCGCTCTGGGACCACCCCGACGGCCTGACCGCCCAGGAGCTGCGCGTCCGCCTCGAGCGGGAGGACGGAGCCCCCGCGGTCACCACCGTCCTCACCGCCCTCTCCCGCCTGACGGCCAAGGGCCACGTCCGCCGGGTGGGCGCCCGCCGCCCCCAGGTGTTCGCCGCCGCCCGCACCCGCGAGCAGCATGCGGCGGGACTGCTGCAGGACATCCTCGGGTCCAGCCCGGACCACGAGGCGGTGCTGGCCGCCTTCGTCGGCGGCATCTCCGACGCGGACGCGGCCGCCCTGCGCCGCCTGCTGACCTGA
- a CDS encoding cytochrome ubiquinol oxidase subunit I, which translates to MDPLELARWQFGITTVYHFLMVPLTIGLGLVVAVLQTLWVRTGREHYLRMTKFWGKLFLINFIMGVATGLVQEFQFGMAWSEYSRFVGDVFGAPLALEALIAFFLESVFLGMWIFGWDRLPRRLHLAAIWCAVIGAHLSAYFIMAANAFMQHPVGYEVVDGRPVLNDIVAVLTNPIVLTHFPHTIAGSWAVAGGFLLGISWYHLWKRRRDGIDTVDAEGRVVVGTTGSKARDALDHRVWITSLRAGAAVVIVGFLGTAFTGHAQAQQMIHYQPTKMASAEAACHDGTAFSVLTLGDVNTPGATTCDDVTGVIEIPGLLSFLAYSDFTTPVPGITTLLPQFEARYGTQLPDDPMYGERAGQEISYLPLMEVTYWGFRLMITFGGLAALAGALTLWMTRKGTVPDSKPWMITAVASIGASFAANVAGWVFTEMGRQPFVVYPNPAMGVDEVYMFTAAAVSPGVSGEEVLTSLIVFVVLYAVLLVVEVALLARYVRGGVPAGMPELTADEHRDPDDDRHDRDDVLAFAY; encoded by the coding sequence GTGGATCCCCTCGAACTCGCGCGGTGGCAGTTCGGCATCACCACCGTCTACCACTTCCTCATGGTCCCGCTGACCATCGGCCTCGGCCTCGTCGTCGCCGTCCTGCAGACCCTCTGGGTCCGCACCGGACGCGAGCACTACCTCCGGATGACCAAGTTCTGGGGCAAGCTCTTCCTCATCAACTTCATCATGGGCGTGGCCACCGGCCTGGTGCAGGAGTTCCAGTTCGGCATGGCCTGGTCCGAGTACTCGCGGTTCGTGGGCGACGTCTTCGGCGCCCCGCTCGCCCTCGAGGCCCTGATCGCGTTCTTCCTCGAGTCCGTGTTCCTGGGCATGTGGATCTTCGGCTGGGACCGGCTGCCCCGCAGGCTCCACCTCGCCGCGATCTGGTGCGCCGTGATCGGCGCCCACCTCTCCGCCTACTTCATCATGGCCGCCAACGCGTTCATGCAGCACCCGGTGGGCTACGAGGTGGTGGACGGGCGCCCCGTCCTGAACGACATCGTCGCCGTGCTGACCAACCCGATCGTGCTCACCCACTTCCCGCACACCATCGCGGGCTCGTGGGCCGTGGCCGGCGGGTTCCTGCTCGGCATCAGCTGGTACCACCTCTGGAAGCGCCGCCGCGACGGGATCGACACCGTCGACGCCGAGGGGCGCGTCGTCGTCGGGACGACCGGCTCGAAGGCGCGCGACGCGCTGGACCACCGCGTGTGGATCACCTCGCTGCGCGCCGGCGCGGCCGTCGTGATCGTCGGCTTCCTGGGCACCGCGTTCACCGGCCACGCCCAGGCCCAGCAGATGATCCACTACCAGCCCACCAAGATGGCGTCCGCCGAGGCCGCCTGCCACGACGGCACCGCGTTCTCCGTGCTCACCCTCGGCGACGTGAACACCCCCGGCGCCACGACGTGCGACGACGTCACGGGCGTGATCGAGATCCCCGGCCTGCTCTCCTTCCTCGCCTACAGCGACTTCACGACGCCGGTGCCGGGCATCACCACCCTCCTGCCGCAGTTCGAGGCGCGCTACGGCACGCAGCTGCCGGACGACCCGATGTACGGCGAGCGTGCCGGCCAGGAGATCTCCTATCTGCCGCTCATGGAGGTGACCTATTGGGGCTTCCGGCTGATGATCACCTTCGGCGGCCTCGCCGCCCTGGCCGGTGCGCTGACCCTGTGGATGACCCGCAAGGGCACGGTGCCGGACTCGAAGCCCTGGATGATCACCGCCGTCGCCTCGATCGGCGCGTCCTTCGCGGCGAACGTCGCCGGCTGGGTCTTCACCGAGATGGGCCGCCAGCCGTTCGTCGTCTACCCCAACCCGGCCATGGGCGTCGATGAGGTCTACATGTTCACCGCCGCCGCCGTGTCCCCGGGCGTCTCCGGCGAGGAGGTGCTCACGTCCCTGATCGTGTTCGTCGTCCTCTACGCCGTCCTGCTCGTGGTGGAGGTCGCCCTGCTGGCCCGCTACGTGCGCGGCGGCGTCCCCGCCGGCATGCCGGAGCTGACGGCGGACGAGCACCGCGACCCCGACGACGACCGCCACGACCGCGACGACGTGCTCGCGTTCGCCTACTGA
- the cydB gene encoding cytochrome d ubiquinol oxidase subunit II, producing MTEALPVYWFVIIAVLWLGYLALEGFDLGVGMLMQAWARDERRRRVLLNIIGPVWEGNEVWLITAIGAMFAAFPFWYAALLSTLYIPMLLLLFALILRAVSIEYRGKAQTDRVRGIWTWCLAVGSFLAAFIVGAMLALTTTGLPLDAHGDRVGGPSAWLNGWAVLGGLAVVGFSIAQAWAFIGLKTDGAPRVAAARFLRTWTPVAVLPMLVWALAVLVRGDRPGAWILLLLALAAVLVSVLAARAGREGVALAGLTGFAAATWSAVMVAQFPVLTPSAVDRAYDLTAQVSSSGSYTLGVMAVVSLVFVPIVLAYSAWSYWVFRHRVKETHIPESHIVEPV from the coding sequence ATGACCGAGGCCCTGCCCGTCTACTGGTTCGTCATCATCGCCGTGCTCTGGCTCGGCTACCTCGCCCTCGAGGGCTTCGACCTCGGCGTGGGCATGCTCATGCAGGCGTGGGCGCGCGACGAGCGCCGACGCCGCGTGCTGCTGAACATCATCGGCCCCGTGTGGGAGGGCAACGAGGTGTGGCTGATCACCGCGATCGGTGCGATGTTCGCCGCGTTCCCGTTCTGGTACGCCGCCCTGCTGTCCACGCTGTACATCCCCATGCTCCTGCTGCTGTTCGCCCTGATCCTGCGGGCGGTCTCGATCGAGTACCGCGGCAAGGCGCAGACCGACCGCGTCCGCGGCATCTGGACCTGGTGCCTGGCCGTCGGCTCCTTCCTGGCGGCGTTCATCGTGGGCGCGATGCTCGCCCTGACCACCACCGGCCTGCCCCTGGACGCCCACGGCGACCGGGTCGGCGGCCCCTCCGCGTGGCTGAACGGCTGGGCCGTGCTCGGCGGCCTCGCGGTGGTCGGCTTCTCGATCGCCCAGGCCTGGGCCTTCATCGGCCTGAAGACCGACGGCGCCCCGCGCGTCGCCGCGGCGCGCTTCCTGCGCACCTGGACGCCGGTGGCCGTGCTGCCGATGCTCGTGTGGGCGCTCGCGGTCCTGGTCCGCGGCGACCGCCCGGGGGCGTGGATCCTCCTGCTCCTGGCGCTGGCGGCCGTGCTCGTCTCCGTGCTCGCCGCCCGCGCCGGGCGCGAGGGCGTGGCCCTGGCCGGGCTGACCGGGTTCGCCGCCGCCACCTGGAGCGCCGTCATGGTGGCCCAGTTCCCGGTCCTGACGCCGTCCGCCGTGGACCGGGCGTACGACCTCACGGCCCAGGTCTCCTCCTCCGGCTCCTACACGCTCGGCGTGATGGCGGTGGTCAGCCTCGTGTTCGTCCCGATCGTGCTGGCGTACTCGGCGTGGTCCTACTGGGTGTTCCGCCACCGCGTGAAGGAGACGCACATCCCCGAGTCCCACATCGTGGAGCCCGTGTGA